One window of Gavia stellata isolate bGavSte3 chromosome Z, bGavSte3.hap2, whole genome shotgun sequence genomic DNA carries:
- the TMEM215 gene encoding transmembrane protein 215 gives MVRTMRPDDINPRTGLVVALVSVFLVFGFMFTVSGIKGETLGDIPLLAIGPAICLPGIAAIALTRKTDGCTKWPKNKCPCCKQVKDRDVMELLRSPSDLESGKGSCDELAKKAYQDRRVLRGEDSVSICTTTTTTTMGECKSLIRKVEQEEMLRYLETCYPDMPGNVFVGDGSTYSALEKKSSSPTRDSAACPDIEDNIFVAPKDSIIVCSYKENSPYDRYCCYINPTGVNSDQETIV, from the coding sequence ATGGTGCGGACCATGAGACCCGACGACATCAACCCCAGGACAGGGCTGGTGGTGGCTCTGGTCAGCGTCTTCCTGGTGTTCGGCTTCATGTTCACCGTGTCCGGCATCAAGGGAGAGACCCTGGGAGACATCCCACTGCTGGCCATCGGGCCAGCCATCTGCCTGCCGGGCATCGCTGCCATTGCCCTCACCAGAAAGACCGATGGCTGCACCAAATGGCCCAAGAACAAGTGTCCGTGTTGCAAGCAAGTCAAGGACCGGGATGTCATGGAGCTGCTGAGGAGCCCCTCGGACCTGGAGTCTGGCAAGGGGAGTTGTGACGAGCTGGCCAAGAAAGCATATCAGGACAGGAGGGTGCTGCGGGGTGAGGACTCCGTGTCCATatgcaccaccaccaccaccaccaccatgggAGAGTGCAAGAGCCTCATCAGAAAGGTGGAACAGGAGGAGATGCTGAGATACCTGGAGACCTGTTACCCAGACATGCCAGGGAACGTGTTCGTGGGAGATGGCTCCACGTACAGTGCCTTGGAGAAGAAAAGCTCTTCTCCCACCAGGGACAGCGCTGCTTGTCCTGACATTGAAGACAACATTTTTGTTGCTCCTAAAGACAGTATCATTGTCTGCTCTTACAAGGAGAACAGCCCTTATGACAGATACTGTTGTTACATAAACCCTACTGGAGTCAACTCAGACCAAGAGACCATAGTGTGA